One Streptomyces sp. B21-105 genomic region harbors:
- a CDS encoding Ms5788A family Cys-rich leader peptide, protein MMQRQADLTKRRAVDLCRVAAMLCRPF, encoded by the coding sequence ATGATGCAGCGACAGGCGGATCTCACGAAGCGGCGGGCAGTAGACCTGTGCCGCGTCGCCGCCATGCTCTGTCGTCCTTTCTGA
- a CDS encoding LmeA family phospholipid-binding protein: MRALRILLVVVVVLGGLFVLADRLAVNFAEGEVADKLKANEGLAATPDVSIKGFPFLTQVVGGSLDDVEVGIKDYQAATGTSGQTIRIGDLQADMKGVEFSGDYSSATAASATGTASITYAELLKTAKAEPTEVVRGVTANVVGLSDGGNGKIKVAVQATVLGTKLPQPVYVLSTVTVQGDTVRVHADSLPSFGGVRAAENEVRSITDFQQKIDDLPGGIKLDKVQAGKDGVEISVKGSNVRLAG; encoded by the coding sequence ATGCGTGCACTCCGCATACTTCTGGTCGTCGTCGTGGTCCTCGGCGGCTTGTTCGTGCTGGCGGACCGCCTGGCCGTGAACTTCGCGGAGGGCGAGGTGGCCGACAAGCTCAAGGCCAACGAGGGCCTCGCCGCCACCCCGGACGTGTCCATCAAGGGCTTCCCGTTCCTCACCCAGGTCGTCGGCGGCTCGCTGGACGACGTCGAGGTGGGCATCAAGGACTACCAGGCGGCGACCGGCACCAGCGGTCAGACGATCCGCATCGGCGACCTCCAGGCGGACATGAAGGGCGTCGAGTTCTCCGGCGACTACAGCTCCGCCACCGCCGCCAGCGCCACCGGCACCGCCTCCATCACCTACGCCGAGCTGCTGAAGACGGCCAAGGCCGAGCCGACCGAGGTGGTGCGGGGCGTCACCGCCAACGTCGTCGGCCTCTCGGACGGCGGCAACGGCAAGATCAAGGTCGCCGTCCAGGCCACCGTGCTCGGCACCAAGCTGCCGCAGCCCGTGTACGTCCTGAGCACGGTCACCGTCCAGGGCGACACCGTCCGCGTGCACGCCGACTCGCTGCCCAGCTTCGGCGGGGTCCGGGCCGCCGAGAACGAGGTGCGCTCGATCACCGACTTCCAGCAGAAGATCGACGACCTGCCCGGCGGCATCAAGCTCGACAAGGTCCAGGCGGGCAAGGACGGCGTCGAGATCTCCGTGAAGGGTTCGAACGTCAGGCTGGCCGGGTAA